TGAGAGTGATAGAATAATGTTAAGTAGTTAATCAAAATTAATGACACAAAATTAGATTAGAAACCCTTATCCAGTTTCAGTAGACTGAAAAATGAATGCGATTGCCTTTGGCACCGCGATCCCCGCAATCATTCTGGGGAAAAGACGAAGATTCGGACTCTTGTCTAATTAACTTTTCTAAAAAATTATTCTATAAGCAAAGCTAATTACCTTAGGGACTTCCAGAAAATAAATTGTCCCAAAAAAACAAGAAACAACATTTTATAAATAATGATAATCATTAAAGAAAGATGAACAGGGCAAACGTACCTTGTCAAAAAGAAGCTCTCAATGTCAATAAACCCTCAAATAATCGCATTAATGCTCGCTTATTGACAATATTTTAAGTAATTGCCCGAAGGGCAGTGGGCTGAGCGCAAAGCGCACGCTCCGCGAACGCCCAATCACTTTAACTCCTGAAAAGCCCATCAAACAATAAATTCTTGTTCTCAAGTTAACACACTAATTAAGGATTTTGTCAAGACTAATTAAGATGCGCTTGCCCTGAATTTTATCCCGTGATGCAAAAACATAAAAAGCATTGTTTGTCAATATTTAGAGAGCGGCTCCTTACCCCGAATTATTAACGGGATACTTTGGAAACAATACATAATTTACAACTATTTGAGCCTTAACTGAACCGTATTGCGCTAGAATTCCACTGGAATTAGTCAACAAATAACTAATAACGATCGATGCAACGTAAACCCCAATTCAATCCTTGTTACTCTGTTGAAATTATAGAAACAGATAATGTATTTTTGTTGTCCGAGAGAGAGAAAGTCTGGTTAAGCGATCGCCTTTCTTGTAGTTTAGCTGCTTTAATCGATGGGGCTCGCAATATAGATGAAATTATTGACATCATTCAACAGTCACTACTGCAAGACCCAAAATCTTTACAGTCAGGTACTACCTTCTTCCAAGAAGTTCTCAATGTGAGTATTAAAGCCCAATATGCTTTATTAAAAATGCAACAAAAGGGCTATCTTGTTCAAGAAGATAACTCTCTCCCATCGCACTTAGGCATATTCTGCCATCATCTCAATATTGATCCCACGGTAGCCCATCAAAGATTGCGCTCGACTAAAGTAGCAGTAAAAGCTAATGGTTCGGTTGCTGCTGAAAACTTCATTGCTGTGCTTGAGTCTCTCCAAATTCAAGTAGCAGACGAAGGTGATTTGACAGTAGTTTTAACCGATGATTATCTCAATACCGAGCTAGATAAGTTCAATCAACAAGCCTTAAAGTCCCAATCTCCCTGGATGCTGGCTAAGCCATTAGGGACAATAGTCTGGATTGGTCCTTTATTTAATCCTCGGAAAACAGGTTGTTGGAACTGTTTAGCCCAGCGTTTGCAAGATAATAGACCGATTGAAGGGTTTATTCACAGACAGAAGCATATTTCTTCCCCTTTAACTCCTCCTTTGGGATTTTTGGAATCTACAGTACAAACTGCATTAGGAATGGTAGCCACAGAGGTGTTTAAGTGGATTGTCCAAGGGGAAAATCAACAATTAGAAAACAATTTGATTGCTTACGATGCGATCGCACTGCAAACTCAAAATCATAGCTTGGTTAAGCGTCCTCAATGTTCTAGCTGTGGAGATATGGTAAATGGGTTAACCAACAACCCCCTAAGAGTTGTTTTAGAACACCGCCAGAAAACCTTTACCGCCGATGGAGGACATCGTTCTTGTTCGCCACAAGAAACTCTCAGGAAATATCAACATCTTATTAGCCCCATTACTGGCGTTGTGCGAGAACTCAATAAAATTCCTGGGAATGGATTAACTCATAATTACATTGCCAAACATCATTTTCTCAGTATTTTCGACGATTCAGCTAGTTTGCGTCAAAATTTGGGGGGTAGAAGTGCAGGGAAAGGTAGGACTGACTCTCAAGCTATGGCTAGTGGTTTCTGCGAAGCGATCGAGCGATATTCTGGGGTGTTTCAAGGGGATGAAATTAGAGAAAAAGGCAGTTACCAACAAATGGGAGACAAGGCGATCCATCCCAATGTTTGTATGAACTTCAGCCAACAGCAATATCAAAATAGAGAACAATGGAATATTGAGTGTCAAGGCTGGTTTCAAAAAGTCCCCGAACCTTTTGATGAAGAAAGAGAAATTGACTGGACTCCCGTTTGGTCTTTAACCCACCAAAAATTTAAGTATCTGCCAACGGCTTACTGTTATTATGGCTATCGACCGTCCTATAAACCCGACTGTTGGGCTGATTCTAATGGATGCGCGGCGGGTAATACTCTTGAAGAAGCAATTCTGCAAGGGTTTATGGAGTTAGTAGAGCGGGATGCTGTCGCGTTATGGTGGTATAACTCCCTACAAAAGCCTCAAGTGGATTTAGATAGTTTCGACGAGCCTTATTTTCAAAGCCTGAAGCAATATTATCAAACTATTAATCGGGAACTTTGGGTTTTAGATATTACCAGCGATCTGAGTATTCCAGTTTTTGCAGCCATTAGCCGGAGAAGCGATTGCTCTGTAGAAGATATTGTTTTGGGTTATGGCGCTCATTTCGATGCCAAGATTGCTATTAGTCGAGCTTTGACTGAAGTTAACCAAATTTTACCTAACGTTTTATTTGCAAAAGCTGATGGTAGTACGAACTATCCTCCATCAGCCGATCGCTTGGCGGTAGATTGGTGGAAAACTGCAACTTTAAGCGATCGACCTTATTTAGTTCCAGACAAGAGAATTGCTGCTAAAGTCAGTGGCGATTATCGCGAAATGGCAAGTGACGATTTACTCGAAGATGTCAAGCTCTGTCAACAAATTGTTGAGAACAATGGTTTAGAAATGCTGGTTTTAGATCAGACTCGTCCCGATATTGGACTGAGAGTTGCCAAGGTAATCGTTCCTGGAATGCGCCATATGTGGAAAAGGTTAGCACCCGGACGGCTTTATGAAGTTCCGGTGAAAATGGGTTGGTTGCAAGAACCACTGACAGAAGAGCGGCTCAATTCTTTTCCCATGTGGATGTGAGGTTCTCCTTACTTAGTGATGTTATTTTTCATGAGTTTTTCTATGAGTTCTGGGATGAGTTTTAGGAGTTTCAGAGACTAAGAGAAAAACTAATATCAAAGGTAGTTCACTGCGATTGAAGCTCACATTCCGCTCCCAAACTCCTGGCCTGTTTGTTGGTGATTTTAATCGTATTAAGTACTTAGACAGAATTAATTACACACATTGTTTTGCTGTTTCCTGTTCCCGTTCGGCTGACGCTCACGGCGAAGCCTGTTCCCTGCTTCCACGAATGAATTTAACCCTTCGGCGTCGCTCAGGGTTAAAGCTGAGCGTAGTCGAAGCTTTAATTTTGTCCAACAACTTAATTAAGCAAACGAAGAAGTAGAAGGAGAGCTTATGTCCTCTAGGTTCAACCTACTATAGCATTCCTAAATCATTCGTGAAACTCTCTGTTTTCCTCCTCTGCGCCCTCTGCGCCTCTGCGGTTAATTCAATCAAAACCTTTTTCACAAATCATCTAGGATTGCTATAAGTTGAGGTGATTTATGTCTACTATGAAAACCACACAATCAAAATTTTGTCAATGCGTAAGTTCTAGAAGGAATAAGAGTTTGGGAGAGTTCTTGCGTAAGTCCTAAAAGCTAGTTCTGGCTTGAAAATTGTTTAAGTCCCGTTAAAAAATTAGCCATTAGGAGGTCAAAAATGTCAAGTATAAATCAACCCTGGACGACCGTTGAGAGCATACTTAAAGCGATCGACAATGTCGATAATG
This genomic interval from Scytonema hofmannii PCC 7110 contains the following:
- a CDS encoding TOMM precursor leader peptide-binding protein produces the protein MQRKPQFNPCYSVEIIETDNVFLLSEREKVWLSDRLSCSLAALIDGARNIDEIIDIIQQSLLQDPKSLQSGTTFFQEVLNVSIKAQYALLKMQQKGYLVQEDNSLPSHLGIFCHHLNIDPTVAHQRLRSTKVAVKANGSVAAENFIAVLESLQIQVADEGDLTVVLTDDYLNTELDKFNQQALKSQSPWMLAKPLGTIVWIGPLFNPRKTGCWNCLAQRLQDNRPIEGFIHRQKHISSPLTPPLGFLESTVQTALGMVATEVFKWIVQGENQQLENNLIAYDAIALQTQNHSLVKRPQCSSCGDMVNGLTNNPLRVVLEHRQKTFTADGGHRSCSPQETLRKYQHLISPITGVVRELNKIPGNGLTHNYIAKHHFLSIFDDSASLRQNLGGRSAGKGRTDSQAMASGFCEAIERYSGVFQGDEIREKGSYQQMGDKAIHPNVCMNFSQQQYQNREQWNIECQGWFQKVPEPFDEEREIDWTPVWSLTHQKFKYLPTAYCYYGYRPSYKPDCWADSNGCAAGNTLEEAILQGFMELVERDAVALWWYNSLQKPQVDLDSFDEPYFQSLKQYYQTINRELWVLDITSDLSIPVFAAISRRSDCSVEDIVLGYGAHFDAKIAISRALTEVNQILPNVLFAKADGSTNYPPSADRLAVDWWKTATLSDRPYLVPDKRIAAKVSGDYREMASDDLLEDVKLCQQIVENNGLEMLVLDQTRPDIGLRVAKVIVPGMRHMWKRLAPGRLYEVPVKMGWLQEPLTEERLNSFPMWM